GTTTGTTGAATAAGAACTTGCTAGCCTGTACAGGAGCTACATCACCGTCTTCATCCATTGCCAACACTTTATTGTTTACTTTGGTATTTTTAGAGATGAATGTAATATTTACATACTTATAGTTCAACGGATTGTTTGCTTCATCTGTTGTCAAAACAAATGCATCGCTACCGAAGCTTGCATAAACCAATACACCAACCTGTGTAGCAGGTACAGTAAATTTACCTGCAGACAAGAAATAACCTTCGTCATTATTGTATGAAATAACGCTATAAGTGTTTGTGTTAGTTGCAGGAGTTACACCATGTACTTGAATAGAGCTGATTTCATTCTGATCTGCAGCACTATGGTTGACAGAGAAAGTATATGCAATCTGTTTTCTTACAGCATAAGCAGCATCACCAGATTTAGAGTTCATGATAGTCTTCATATCATCTACAGAGATTGTCTTGAATTTGAAACCACCATTTACTCCGTTGAACTCTGTAATACCTTCAACAGACCATTTTTCATCCTGGTTCAGATTCAGTACAATAATACCTTCATCATTTGCCAACATGTAAGATGTTACATTATCCGTTGATTTATAAGATTCAAAACCTGTAACTTTTGTTCCTTCCATCTTCGGCTTAACAACTTTCAACTTACCCAGGAACGGATTACCCTGCAAATCAGTTACTCCTTCTTTCTTGTTTGCCAAAGTCATTGTGAAACCGTCACCTAATTTCTTAACTAAAGTACCAGCTGTGTAAGCGGTTGATGCGGCTTTGTGGAAAGAGAAGTAAGCAGGATTTGTATTAGCAACTCCAGATCCAATAATAGTTGTACTTGCAAATTCTGTAGCAAAAAAGCCTAATGCTGTATTACTTGTAATAACCTTTTCACCGGCAGCATTTACAAAATAATACAAATTACCACCGTTACTTCCATTAGGTACAGCTACAATACGAAACTCCTGAATATTAGCCAACTCAAGTACCTGTCCTGATGCATTTACAAAGCGATATACATTTTCTTTACCATTTACAGCTTCTGCTGTCCAATAAGCATTCTCACCAGCTGCTGTTTCTGTAAGAGCTGCTCCACTTGCTTTAGAGAGGTATTTATTTGCAGCAACAGTGTTAGAATTACCACCATCTGCTCTATGAATCATAAATGTTTCACCTTCAGCAAAGGGAACACCATCACCATAGTTTGTTGCATCCGGTTGAGCCGTAGATGTCACAGCACTACTGCTAGTAATATCAGTTGCAACTCCATTTGTTACTAAAGAACTTGTTCCATCGACTACAACAAATAATTTAGTACCATTTTGCTCTATTTTAGCACCATTAGTTCCCAAAGTAACTGCATAAGATCCTGAATGGGCTATACCTGAAACTTTCACATCAGGATTTGCAGCTAAAGAAATTACGCCTTCTGCATCTACATTCCATAGATATTGAGACGGTTCATAACCCAAGAACAAAAGATCTTTAGCAGTGCTACAGTCTACAATCGAAGCCGTTTTACCATCCTTAGATGCTACTAAATACTTATTTGTTTCAATTGAAATAGGCTGTGCTTCTATATTTTTAAGCACAGGGGTAGTAATCATGTAGCAGTAAACATCTTTGGTAGATGTATTTTCTGCTACAGCACCACCTGTTAGATCCAGATACTTACTGGAAGCACTCTCTTGTACTATTGTACTATTTGTAGCGGTTCCAGTCGTTAAAGCAGTAAGCGTTCCAACTGTTCCATATTGCCAACCTCCACTGTAAGTCAAACCTTTCGTTCCGTCATTTACCCAAACAAGACTTTGTTTAGATCCACCAACTTTCCAAAGAAAGGCTTGCAAATCACTTTCCGACGTAGCATTCGTAATATCAGCCAAACTTAACGTCCCAGAACCAACAGTTAAAACTTTAGCCACAGAACCATCTCCTGGTATTTCCTTATTAACAATGATCACTTGATCATTATCAGCAAGATCAGCACCCTTCACCAACACCACACCGGCCTCCGCCGTGAATGTTGCACCGGCAGCCAGAAAGACTGCCATAAGTGTAGAAAACTTTTTGTTCATAATTTAAAATTTAATATTAATAATAGTGTTACTTAAAAAGCCTTTTAAACTTAGATCAGGAACGTCTTCGAAAGTGAATGACTAGTTTAAACGTTCCTTTTTTCTCGTCATTTTTTGGGGATTCGTGAGTTGAAGTGGCTATTTCGTACAAACTTTGCTATTCGGTTGATAAGAAAGGATATAGGAAAAGAGAAATTATTGAGGAAAGTATTGGCGGTTTGAAAAAATGCAGTAACTTTGCTGACGAATTTAAAGGAACGTTAAAATTAGTCATTCCGACCGATTCGTATTCATATATAATACAGGATATTAAATCACAAATAAGCACTTATAGCTTATAGGGAAAAGAGCCTAAGTACGCCTTTG
This is a stretch of genomic DNA from Parabacteroides chongii. It encodes these proteins:
- a CDS encoding DUF6383 domain-containing protein translates to MNKKFSTLMAVFLAAGATFTAEAGVVLVKGADLADNDQVIIVNKEIPGDGSVAKVLTVGSGTLSLADITNATSESDLQAFLWKVGGSKQSLVWVNDGTKGLTYSGGWQYGTVGTLTALTTGTATNSTIVQESASSKYLDLTGGAVAENTSTKDVYCYMITTPVLKNIEAQPISIETNKYLVASKDGKTASIVDCSTAKDLLFLGYEPSQYLWNVDAEGVISLAANPDVKVSGIAHSGSYAVTLGTNGAKIEQNGTKLFVVVDGTSSLVTNGVATDITSSSAVTSTAQPDATNYGDGVPFAEGETFMIHRADGGNSNTVAANKYLSKASGAALTETAAGENAYWTAEAVNGKENVYRFVNASGQVLELANIQEFRIVAVPNGSNGGNLYYFVNAAGEKVITSNTALGFFATEFASTTIIGSGVANTNPAYFSFHKAASTAYTAGTLVKKLGDGFTMTLANKKEGVTDLQGNPFLGKLKVVKPKMEGTKVTGFESYKSTDNVTSYMLANDEGIIVLNLNQDEKWSVEGITEFNGVNGGFKFKTISVDDMKTIMNSKSGDAAYAVRKQIAYTFSVNHSAADQNEISSIQVHGVTPATNTNTYSVISYNNDEGYFLSAGKFTVPATQVGVLVYASFGSDAFVLTTDEANNPLNYKYVNITFISKNTKVNNKVLAMDEDGDVAPVQASKFLFNKPEGQWAVTATNGVKNTATKKADAYAFTFTNRESQEVINVKDMYSLGNDKYAVSYTGRNPFGFSTVSRDTLVITPSAASELDNNTVQMDGYANFKALDVQDNQYRLAVASTEETNFYVTENHSGKHLLGLTKELEGAATWKLVPLTEKATYGSFGTLKTPTDSIYQITKVGYYDAKGRYQTYNDTLAIISYALQNAANDEYLTYENPQTLDILSMICDKDSKSYATSKDLGKAYRFVLKEKQNGLYNLVGVSQNDNKSFAMDLNKKLYGATTTKQGAVEVEAAYEQVNSNDLFDLQLVAAPEYRLKNMGDTIRIFRQENEYDQMYENGEFLNLGNKAQLKDMAPALYVDTAYVNRGHNSRYQYLLVVNPKYVPEQECTIPGHPAVHPDTTYGRFLVNLVDTAYIAYTKGAIHTNKYINVGEAGENFAKLGFVYGFRTGDKLYITDKNYKKSGKTSDVIDLSTSAFNTAKFAFQYINPINHESDGSFKIQTGYYDYDAYVANGKRPDVSNNGYLKNINGVVVVAKGYEAGDKFDLAAEHSNPVANEGINASEVSVIATEGAVIIKGAEGKKVTISNVLGQTIANTVVASSEATISAPQGVVVVAVEGEAAVKAIVK